One part of the Vibrio hyugaensis genome encodes these proteins:
- a CDS encoding HlyD family type I secretion periplasmic adaptor subunit encodes MSNKQIEHHLRKALVSNNEASKVTADDTIVLASAMTSVHKTLLIIFLLALVAIAVASQARIDIVVSVRGELLLESDVEKVQHLEGGILEEMLVRKGEVVYEGQPIARLRSLDRNTQLDTVTTEITQLELDKLRYESLRDMLEPDFSAYIDKYPELVQVNMNTWQQEFSKNRSNEELITHDIKHKNSLIDSMLKRRKSSENQLSLIRKQLNIKNTLYKEEMASYVDVLNMQVQESNMVREIENLDESVMNERFQLDKLEKQYRDLVENRNSEYQAQIIQANKDLKLKRILRPQHSDKVDRLVVYAPVDGVVDKVHFNFRSAVIPPGESIADIAPINNSLHGEAKIPRKDMGFVEIGQAVKVKMDTYNFAKYGFLEGRIASISRSSYEEEDAEFYLAEIQISQNFLERGGTQYKLSPYMEFTADVKTGSRRVIEYAAKPVMSAIEDAFDER; translated from the coding sequence ATGAGCAATAAGCAGATCGAACATCACCTCAGAAAAGCGCTCGTATCAAACAATGAGGCTTCTAAGGTAACCGCAGACGACACCATCGTACTCGCCAGTGCCATGACCAGCGTACACAAAACGTTGTTGATCATCTTTCTCCTTGCACTAGTGGCTATCGCGGTAGCATCCCAAGCGCGCATCGATATTGTAGTGTCAGTGCGTGGGGAATTGTTATTGGAATCAGATGTGGAAAAAGTCCAACATTTAGAAGGCGGGATTCTAGAAGAAATGCTGGTACGCAAAGGTGAAGTGGTTTACGAAGGCCAGCCGATTGCGCGCCTACGCTCATTAGATCGCAACACTCAACTCGATACGGTCACCACGGAAATTACTCAATTAGAACTGGATAAGCTTCGTTATGAGAGTTTGCGTGACATGTTAGAGCCCGACTTTTCCGCTTATATCGATAAATACCCCGAACTTGTTCAAGTCAACATGAATACGTGGCAGCAAGAGTTCTCTAAAAACCGTTCCAATGAAGAACTGATTACTCACGACATCAAACACAAAAACTCGCTGATCGACTCGATGTTAAAACGTCGTAAAAGCTCGGAAAACCAACTTTCTTTGATCCGCAAACAGCTCAACATCAAAAACACGCTCTACAAAGAGGAAATGGCCTCCTACGTTGATGTACTCAATATGCAGGTTCAAGAATCCAATATGGTTCGAGAAATTGAAAACTTGGATGAGTCGGTGATGAACGAACGCTTTCAGCTCGACAAACTGGAAAAGCAATACCGCGATTTAGTAGAGAACCGTAACTCGGAATACCAAGCTCAAATTATTCAGGCAAATAAAGATCTCAAGCTAAAACGTATCTTACGCCCACAACATTCCGATAAAGTCGATCGACTCGTAGTATACGCCCCCGTCGATGGCGTTGTCGATAAAGTGCACTTCAACTTCCGCTCTGCGGTCATTCCTCCGGGTGAAAGTATTGCGGACATTGCGCCAATTAATAACTCCCTTCACGGTGAGGCGAAGATCCCACGTAAAGACATGGGTTTCGTCGAAATCGGCCAAGCAGTTAAAGTGAAGATGGACACCTACAACTTTGCCAAATACGGATTTTTAGAAGGCCGAATTGCCTCTATCAGCCGTTCATCCTATGAAGAAGAAGATGCAGAATTCTATCTTGCTGAAATCCAAATCAGCCAAAATTTTCTAGAACGAGGGGGCACGCAATACAAGTTATCCCCTTATATGGAATTCACCGCCGATGTGAAAACAG